In the Sarcophilus harrisii chromosome 3, mSarHar1.11, whole genome shotgun sequence genome, one interval contains:
- the LOC111720193 gene encoding zinc finger protein 558-like has product MALGTQRPPAQESVTFKDVAVDFTEEEWGLLDPSQKELHKEVMLENVKNLLSVGLPVLREDLISPLQHGEVGLPEQRGWRSSCPETRFEVNGMTTKHSIFFGRISPAKIHKR; this is encoded by the exons ATGGCCCTTGGGACCCAGAGACCCCCAGCCCAG GAGTCAGTGACCTTCAAGGATGTGGCGGTGGACTTCACTGAGGAGGAGTGGGGCCTTTTGGACCCTTCTCAGAAAGAGCTGCACAAGGAGGTCATGCTGGAGAATGTCAAGAATCTGCTCTCTGTTG GGCTTCCAGTTCTTAGAGAAGATCTGATCTCCCCTCTTCAGCACGGGGAAGTGGGGTTGCCAGAGCAGAGAGGCTGGAGGAGCTCTTGTCCAG AGACCAGGTTTGAAGTAAATGGAATGACTACAAAGCACAGCATTTTTTTTGGGAGAATCTCACCAGCAAAGATTCATAAACGATGA